The Blautia pseudococcoides genome segment CAGCACAAAAACCTTGCACCTTGACAGCAGCGCCGCATTGATCTCAAAAGAAGGGTTCTCCGTGGTAGCTCCAATCAGTGTGATACTGCCCTTCTCCACATAAGGAAGAAACGCATCCTGCTGGGCTTTGTTGAAACGGTGGATCTCGTCCACAAATAAAACCGTGCGTATCCCCATCCGCCTGCTGGTCTCCGCATGGCTCATGACGTCTTTAATCTCCTTGATCCCGCTGGTCACGGCACTGAAATTAATAAAATCAGCTTTTGTTCTGCCTGCAATGATACTTGCCAAAGTGGTCTTTCCCACGCCCGGAGGTCCCCAGAAGATCATGGATGAGATCTGATCCCGCTCAATAAGCTGGCGCAGCATCTTCCCCTTCCCCAGGAGATGTTCCTGCCCTGCAAAATCTTCCAGGCGCTCCGGCCGCAGCCGGCTGGCAAGAGGAGCGCTCTGTCCCCTGTCATCAAACAATGTCATCTGTTCCATATCCGTACCTCCCACCTGTACACGAACCTATTTGACTCTATTTATCATTTTACCAAACATCAGTTTGGTTGGCAATCTTTTTGTTTCATAACAACTTGACAAATTGCCCATAGCACTGTATAACATGAATTATATAACATTTGTAATATTAGAGGTGAAAAGATGCCAAAACAAAAAATCACACAAGAAATGATTCTGGATGCCGCCTTTACCCTTCTCCGCACACAGGGGCATGAAGCTGTGAATGCCAGGAGCATTGCCACCCAGGCCGGCTGTTCCGTACAGCCGATATATAGCTGCTATGCCAATATGTCGGAGCTTATGCAGGATTTATTTCTGTATACACAGCAATATTTGACTGCATATATAGAAAAAAATGCGGACAAAAGCTATTATTTTGCGTCTATTGGACGATGCCATATTGGATTGGCCAGAGATGAAAAACATCTGTTCTGCTTCCTGTTCTTATCGAAATATATGTATGTCAGCAGTGTAGAAGGTATTTACAGGCAATGCGCAAGGCAGGATGTCACCAAGGATATCATGAAAACATTATCGGTCAGTGAAGCGGCTGCCAAGCGGCTTTATCTGCATATGATGCTGTACACACACGGCATCGCTTCCATGATAGCTACCGGGGCCGCGGATATTCCGGATGAGGAACTCCATGAACTGGTCAACTCGGCATTCTATGCATTTCTCAATGAGATAAAGGAGGAAGAACTGAAATGAAATTGATCATCCATGATTTGGCCGAAGATACCCTTAGGAGGGTCCTTCCGCAAACTACTGCTGAGGATATGGTGATAACGGACAAGGAAAACATACACCCCTGTATCGGATGTTTCGGATGCTGGCTGAAGACACCCGGAGCCTGTATCATCAAGGATACCTATGGACAGATGGGAAAAAACATTGCAATGTGCAGTGAGATGCTGGTCATCAGCCAATGCGTTTACGGCAGCTACAGCCCCTTTGTCAAAAATGTTCTGGACAGGAGTATCTCCTATATCCATCCATATTTTACTGTCAAAAACGGAGAAATGCATCACCAGCAGCGGTATAAAAGAGACTTTAACTTGAAGGTCATTTTCTATGGAAATGATATCACTCCCAAAGAAAAAGAAACCGCGGAAAAATTAGTGAAGGCAAATGCAGTCAATTTTTACTCTACAGTGGAGTCCGTCACGTTTCTGGATTCCATTCAAGAAATGGAGGCATTAAAACTATGAAAATATCCATGATAAACGGAAGTCCCAAAGTGAAGGACAGCGCATCCGGCCTGATATTAAAAGAGCTGCAGACTCTTCTTTCCCCTGAACATGAAATTGTAAATCTGCATTTCACAAAGAAACAGCCCGGCAGAAATGATTTGGAACTTCTGCAGGACTGCGATGTGATGGTCTATGCATTTCCCCTCTATGTAGATTCTCTTCCTTCACACCTGTTATCATGCCTGATTTCGTTGGAGGAATATCTGAAAAATGCCGCCTTTTCTCAAACCTGTACTGTCTATGCCATGGCAAACTGTGGATTTTACGAAGGACATCAAAATACACTTGCCCTGGACATCATGAAAAGCTGGTGTGCCAGAGCCGGTGTTATCTGGGGCGGAGGCCTTGGGATCGGTGCAGGAGGAATGCTTCCCATGATAGGCGGTATGACTGCCGGACAGGGACCTAAAAAGAACTTTTCCTGTGCACTGCATACACTGTCGGATAGGATTTCCCATAAGGAAACCGGAGAAAATATATGCTTTTCCCCTAATTTCCCCCGGATTTTATATAAGCTGGCAGGTGAGATGGGCTGGCGGCAGGCAGTGAAAAATAATGGGCTGGCCCGCCGGGACTTATGGAACAAACAAGTCTGAATCCGTAATGTTCCTCAGTATTTCATCCATTGCCTTTCCTTTGGCAAGCTCGTCTATCAGTTTATCCAGATATCTGATATCCTGCATCAGCGGCTCTTCGATGTCCTCCACTCTGACACCGCATATTGTGCCTTTGATCAGCTTTCTCTTTGGATTCATTTGAGGTGCGTTTTCAAAAAAACCGGCGTAGGTTACAGTCTTTTCAGCCATGGTCTCAATCTCGCTTTGGCTGTAACCTGTAAGCCAGCGGATGATCATTGACAGTCCCTCCGCAAATTTTCATAATACTTGTAATGACAAAACGCTGGGAACCTAGGCCATCGGCGGCGGTATCTGGTAGGGCGAGAACGATGACGCCCTCTCTGTCCGTACGATTGAAGAGGCCATGGACTATGGCACTTGCTGGTTCGATACATCTCCTGTCTACGGCATAGGCCACAGCGAAGAGATTGTGGGCAAAGCCCTGAAAGGAAAGCGGAGTAAACGTCACCGGATCATTTACGCCCCGCCTGATGGTATGCGGCAATGAGAATGCACACGTTGCTCTCTCACTGCGGACACCGACAGACGGGGCGTTTCTGCCCATAACCTATGCAGTTTCCTCGGCAAAGTTTCCTGTATACAACTGGTAATACTTGCCTTTCTCCTCCATGAGCTGGTCATGGGTTCCTCTCTCGATAATCCTTCCCTGCTCCAGAACCATAATACAGTCAGAATTCCGCACCGTTGAAAGCCGGTGGGCAATGACAAAAGTCGTCCTTCCCTTCATCAGTCGGTCCATGCCCTGCTGCACCAGGGTTTCTGTCCTGGTATCAATGGAGGAGGTAGCCTCATCCAGGATCAGCACCGGAGGGTCAGCCACCGCGGCTCTTGCAATAGCCAGAAGCTGCCTCTGTCCTTGGCTTAAGTTGGAGCCGTCCCCGGTAAGCATGGTATCATACCCGTCCGGGAGACGGCGGATAAATCCGTCTGCATTTGCCAGCTTTGCGGCTGCTCTGCACTCTTCATCGTCAGCGTTCAGCCGGCCGTAACGGATATTTTCCATAACGGTTCCGGTGAACAGATGCGTATCCTGAAGCACCATACCCAGAGAGCGCCGCAGGTCTGATTTTCTGATCTTATTGATATTGATATTGTCATATCTGATCTTTCCATCCTGGATATCATAGAAACGGTTGATCAGATTGGTGATCGTGGTCTTGCCCGCACCGGTGCTTCCCACAAACGCTATTTTCTGTCCGGGTGTGGCAAATAGTTTTATATTATGGAGCACGATCTTGGCGTCATTATATCCAAAGTCCACATCATGGAAGGTAACATCCCCCTCCAGCCTTTGATATGTGACGGTTCCATCGGCTTTATGGGGATGCCTCCAAGCCCACATTCCTGTCCTGGCTTCGCTTTCCACAAGGCTCCCGTCCGGCTGTTCTTTTGCATTGACCAGCTCTACATAACCATTGTCCACTTCAGGCTCAGCGTCCAGAAACTTGAAGACACGGTCCGCACCTGCCATAGCCATAACAATGCTGTTCATCTGCTGGCTGATCTGAGTAACAGGCTGGGTAAAGTTCTTATTCAGTGTCAGGAAGGACACCAGGGTTCCAAGCGTCAGGCCTCCCAATCCCTTCAAAGCCAGAACCGCTCCCAGCACAGCACAAAGCACGTAGCTGATATTGCCCAGATTGCCGTTCACAGGCATCATGATATTGGCAAAGGTATTGGCCTTATCGGCACTGTCGCGAAGCTTCTCATTCAGTTTCCTGAAGTCCTCCACACTCTTCTCTTCATGACAGAACACTTTTACTACCTTCTGTCCTTCCATCATTTCCTCTATATAACCGTTTACCTGGCCCAGGTTTTTCTGCTGTTCTCCAAAATATCTGCCTGACTTGGCGCTTAATCTCTTGGTGACCGCCATCATGATACCTATCATCACCAGCGTCATAAGTGTCAGCGGAACATCCAGGACGATCATGCTGACAAACGTGATAACAATGGTCACTGCCGAATTTACCACCTGTGGAATACTCTGGCTGATCAACTGGCGGAGCGTATCCACGTCATTGGTGTAAACAGACATAATATCCCCGTGGGCGTGTGTGTCAAAAAACTTGATCGGCAGGGATTCCATATGTGTAAACAGATCCACGCGCAGGTACCTGAGAGTCCCCTGGCTGATGTATACCATGATCCTGTTGTAGGCAAACGCGCACAATACACCTATTGCATAAATCCCAACAAGTGTAAGCAGTGCCTTTTTAAGAGGCCCGAAATCGGGATCTGACATTTTCGTCATAGGAATAATATAATCGTCGATCAATTTCTGCATAAACAGGGTTCCGCACAAGGTAGCCAGCGCTGTAGCCACAATACAGACCACTACCACAGCGAAAAGCCCTTTGTAATTTTTCATCATGTATCCCAGTGTCCGTTTCAGAACCTTTCCCGCATTGTCTACTTTTGGTCTGGGGCCATGGGTATTCATGCCCGGGCCTTTTACAGCTTTTACATTTTCTGCCATTATGCTGCACCTCCTGTCTTATTTCCGGTCTGGTCAAAATCACCGCCGCCCTTGATCTGGGTGTCATAAATTTCTTTGTAAATCTTATTGGTGGCAAGCAAATTTTCGTGCGTGTCAAAACCGTTCACCCTGCCCTCATCCAGAACCAGGATTCTGTCTGCATCCTGCACACTGGAAATCCTCTGCGCAATGATCAGCTTGGTGGTTCCCGGGATGGCCTTTGTGAAGGCGCTTCTGATCTTCGCGTCCGTTGCAGTATCCACGGCACTGGTGGAATCATCCAGAATCAGTACCTTAGGTTTCTTAAGCAGCGCCCTTGCAATACACAGCCTCTGCTTCTGCCCTCCGGACACATTGGTTCCTCCCTGTTCAATATAGGTCTCATATTTGTCAGGGAACTGTTCGATAAATTCATCTGCGCAGGCCTGACGGCATGCCTCCACACACTCCTCTTTGGCAGCCTTCTCATTTCCCCATCTCAGGTTATCCAGTATAGTCCCTGAAAAGAGGACATTTTTCTGAAGCACCACAGCAACCTGATTTCTCAGTTCCTCCATATCATAACTTCTCACATCTTTGCCGCCTACGGCCACAGAACCTTCCGTCACATCATACAGACGGCTTATGAGACTCACTAGACTTGATTTTCCGCATCCGGTCCCCCCGATGACCCCTATTGTCTCTCCTGCTCTGATATGCAGGTCAATATCTGTCAGAGTGGCCTTTCCGCTGCCGTGTTTGTAAGAAAAATTCACATGGTTAAAATCAATCCTGCCATCCGGTATGACCTTATCCGGATTCTTGGGATTGACCAGATCCGCCTCATCATTCAGAACCTCAGCAATACGTCTTCCGCTTGCCGCGCTCATGGTAACCATGACAAAAATCATGGAGAGCATCATCAGAGACATGAGGATTCCCATAATATAGCTGAACATGGAAGTCAGCTCACCTGTTGTCAAATCCCCCACAACAATAAACTTTGCTCCGAACCAGGAAAGCGCAATGACGCAGAAGTAAATAACAAACATCATCACAGGGCCATTCAGGGAGAGCAGCTTCTCCGCTTTTACAAAGAGGCGGTACAGGTTTCCTGCTGCTTTTGTAAATTTCTCATTCTCGTAATCTTCCCGTACATAGGCTTTGACTACCCGGATGGCGGATACATTTTCCTGGACACTGGCATTCAGCTCATCGTATTTTTTGAACACAACATCAAAGATCTTCGTAGTCCTGCTCATGACAAAGATCAGAACCACGGCCAGGACCACAATGGCAGCCACAAAAATCAGGCTCAGCCTGGCGTTAATAAGAAAACACATGAACATACTGCAGATCAAGGTAAACGGCGCGCGGACCGCAATCCTTAAAATCATCTGATACGCATTCTGTACATTGGTGACATCTGTTGTCATACGGGTCACCAGACCTGCGGTACTGTATTTGTCAATATTGGAAAAAGAAAAGGTCTGTATATTGTCGTACATAGCTTCCCTCAGATTACAGGCCAGACCTGAGGATGCGCTTGCCGCATAACGGCCAGCCAGAACTCCTAAAAGCAGGCTGAGCATGGCAAATACCAGCATAACGGCACCGTACTGGTACACCTTTCCTATATTGCCAGCCTCAATCCCCTCATCAATAATAGCCGCTGTGATAAATGGGATCAAAACCTCCATCACCACCTCAAGGGCGGCATAAAGCGGTGTCAGCAGGGAAGCCTTCTTATATTGCTTCACCTGCGAGAGTAATGTCTTAATCATGTTGTAAGCCTCCTGTTCCTTGTTGCTTTAAATTTTTTATCATTCTTCCCAGCAGTTCTGTGAGAAGAAGCTTTTCCCCCTCGGTAAATCCCTGATACATACAGCCTTCCAGGTCTCTGAATCCCTGTTCTATCTCACCCTTTAACTCATCCGCCTTCTCTGTAAGATGGATATGCTTCAGCCTCTCATCCAATGAATCAGAGGCAAAGCTTATGTATCCTCCATTCTTCAGTTTTTTCAGGAGAGATGACACATTTGCCTTTGACAAGCCCAGGGATATATGAAGGTCCCTGGCACAAATATCCTGTTCCTCATGGTCTGTCAGATATCCCAGAACATTACACTGGGAAGCAGACATCCCGTGCTTTACCATCATGGCATTGCCGATGGACTCCATAGCCAGATTCAGCTTTTTCAGCAGACGCATCACATTTTCATCCTTTTCCTTCTGCATATTTTTCTCCTTATCCGAAACAAGTTTGTGACTATTCAGCAGGTCTGCACATTCGCTGCGCTGACCATAAAAAAGTATTCCGCAGCCATCCCATCACCCAGGGCGATCTGCATGGTTTCTGCCTGTAACTGAGGGTACTGAACCGTCACACAAGTTCGATTACAGACTGTTTCCTTACAAACTAGTTTTACACCAATTTACCTTGAATGTGAATTAGAAAAATGTTATCATTAATAAAGAATATTAATTAATATCCTTATTCTATTTTTATTATATGTAGAAACAGTGTGCAGAAAGGAGCATTTATGAATACCGTTCAATTGGAATGTTATATGGCGGTCGCCGAGAATTTGAATTTTGCCAGAGCTGCCGAACAGCTTCACATTACACAGCCTGCCGTTACCCATCAAATCAATTCCCTGGAAGCAGAGCTGGACGTAAAACTGTTCCGGCGCACCACCCGAACAGTGGAACTGACCGCCCCCGGCTGGGTCTTTTGGGGATACGCCAAGGACATCCTGGCAAAGACAGCCCAGGCAAAAAACAGG includes the following:
- a CDS encoding ABC transporter ATP-binding protein, yielding MAENVKAVKGPGMNTHGPRPKVDNAGKVLKRTLGYMMKNYKGLFAVVVVCIVATALATLCGTLFMQKLIDDYIIPMTKMSDPDFGPLKKALLTLVGIYAIGVLCAFAYNRIMVYISQGTLRYLRVDLFTHMESLPIKFFDTHAHGDIMSVYTNDVDTLRQLISQSIPQVVNSAVTIVITFVSMIVLDVPLTLMTLVMIGIMMAVTKRLSAKSGRYFGEQQKNLGQVNGYIEEMMEGQKVVKVFCHEEKSVEDFRKLNEKLRDSADKANTFANIMMPVNGNLGNISYVLCAVLGAVLALKGLGGLTLGTLVSFLTLNKNFTQPVTQISQQMNSIVMAMAGADRVFKFLDAEPEVDNGYVELVNAKEQPDGSLVESEARTGMWAWRHPHKADGTVTYQRLEGDVTFHDVDFGYNDAKIVLHNIKLFATPGQKIAFVGSTGAGKTTITNLINRFYDIQDGKIRYDNININKIRKSDLRRSLGMVLQDTHLFTGTVMENIRYGRLNADDEECRAAAKLANADGFIRRLPDGYDTMLTGDGSNLSQGQRQLLAIARAAVADPPVLILDEATSSIDTRTETLVQQGMDRLMKGRTTFVIAHRLSTVRNSDCIMVLEQGRIIERGTHDQLMEEKGKYYQLYTGNFAEETA
- a CDS encoding TetR/AcrR family transcriptional regulator, translated to MPKQKITQEMILDAAFTLLRTQGHEAVNARSIATQAGCSVQPIYSCYANMSELMQDLFLYTQQYLTAYIEKNADKSYYFASIGRCHIGLARDEKHLFCFLFLSKYMYVSSVEGIYRQCARQDVTKDIMKTLSVSEAAAKRLYLHMMLYTHGIASMIATGAADIPDEELHELVNSAFYAFLNEIKEEELK
- a CDS encoding MarR family winged helix-turn-helix transcriptional regulator — translated: MQKEKDENVMRLLKKLNLAMESIGNAMMVKHGMSASQCNVLGYLTDHEEQDICARDLHISLGLSKANVSSLLKKLKNGGYISFASDSLDERLKHIHLTEKADELKGEIEQGFRDLEGCMYQGFTEGEKLLLTELLGRMIKNLKQQGTGGLQHD
- a CDS encoding ABC transporter ATP-binding protein codes for the protein MIKTLLSQVKQYKKASLLTPLYAALEVVMEVLIPFITAAIIDEGIEAGNIGKVYQYGAVMLVFAMLSLLLGVLAGRYAASASSGLACNLREAMYDNIQTFSFSNIDKYSTAGLVTRMTTDVTNVQNAYQMILRIAVRAPFTLICSMFMCFLINARLSLIFVAAIVVLAVVLIFVMSRTTKIFDVVFKKYDELNASVQENVSAIRVVKAYVREDYENEKFTKAAGNLYRLFVKAEKLLSLNGPVMMFVIYFCVIALSWFGAKFIVVGDLTTGELTSMFSYIMGILMSLMMLSMIFVMVTMSAASGRRIAEVLNDEADLVNPKNPDKVIPDGRIDFNHVNFSYKHGSGKATLTDIDLHIRAGETIGVIGGTGCGKSSLVSLISRLYDVTEGSVAVGGKDVRSYDMEELRNQVAVVLQKNVLFSGTILDNLRWGNEKAAKEECVEACRQACADEFIEQFPDKYETYIEQGGTNVSGGQKQRLCIARALLKKPKVLILDDSTSAVDTATDAKIRSAFTKAIPGTTKLIIAQRISSVQDADRILVLDEGRVNGFDTHENLLATNKIYKEIYDTQIKGGGDFDQTGNKTGGAA
- a CDS encoding flavodoxin family protein; this encodes MKLIIHDLAEDTLRRVLPQTTAEDMVITDKENIHPCIGCFGCWLKTPGACIIKDTYGQMGKNIAMCSEMLVISQCVYGSYSPFVKNVLDRSISYIHPYFTVKNGEMHHQQRYKRDFNLKVIFYGNDITPKEKETAEKLVKANAVNFYSTVESVTFLDSIQEMEALKL